A stretch of Fulvia fulva chromosome 4, complete sequence DNA encodes these proteins:
- a CDS encoding Hps1-dma1 cluster O-methyltransferase has product MDDRATQGKYKACQTRAVVWTSFRPSARLFKGVSYAAIETIRRNTSALQAVVDKTNSSHAVFANYLKDHPENQPTFDSNGPLELANAPTHVNDARHALASAARDLQLLALYPTEGVNYLGLEGTGKLSLQFIGHFGVPDHVPLEGMISYDDLAKKISKVPQQRLTRMIHHAMQSHFFQEPKPSYVAHTALSAGLVKSKAMRSCLEFLMQTSIPMMPTIIQATEKYGQDAEKPENAAMSIHLKDGDSFSGFMDFMKASLEGTTIEQIVNGYDWKGLGAGTVVDVGGALGHLGIAIAESFPALQVIIQDIPTAIALGRQQLPSHLYSRVSFMPHDFYLANPVKSASIYFFSRVIHDWPDESATKILRAVVESMGPESKIVIADKVMPEQPVGGWDERMVRDYDLIMMALNGKERTSGEWRELVEKTDERLWISNVVRPEGALGSLIEVSWRRENSPMLER; this is encoded by the exons ATGGATGATCGTGCAACACAGGGCAAATACAAGGCATGTCAGACACGCGCTGTTGTATGGACGAGTTTTCGTCCGAGTGCTCGCCT GTTCAAGGGTGTCAGCTACGCTGCTATTGAAACCATC CGGCGAAACACGTCTGCCCTGCAAGCGGTTGTTGACAAGACCAATTCGTCCCACGCTGTATTTGCCAACTACCTCAAAGACCACCCAGAAAATCAGCCAACGTTCGACTCCAATGGGCCTCTCGAGCTAGCCAACGCGCCAACTCACGTTAATGATGCGAGGCACGCCTTGGCCTCAGCAGCACGAGATCTGCAACTGCTGGCGTTGTATCCCACAGAAGGAGTCAATTATCTGGGCTTGGAA GGAACAGGAAAGCTAAGCTTACAATTCATCGGCCACTTCGGCGTCCCAGATCATGTCCCCCTCGAAGGCATGATCTCCTACGACGACCTAGCAAAGAAGATCTCCAAAGTCCCACAACAACGCCTCACGCGCATGATCCACCACGCCATGCAAAGCCACTTCTTCCAGGAACCGAAGCCAAGCTACGTCGCCCATACAGCTCTGTCAGCAGGCCTCGTGAAGTCCAAGGCGATGCGTTCCTGTCTCGAATTCCTGATGCAGACCTCGATCCCCATGATGCCGACTATCATCCAAGCCACTGAGAAGTACGGACAAGATGCGGAAAAGCCAGAGAATGCGGCAATGTCCATTCATCTGAAGGATGGCGATTCT TTTAGTGGGTTTATGGATTTTATGAAGGCTTCGCTGGAGGGCACGACGATTGAGCAGATTGTCAATGGATATGATTGGAAAGGGCTCGGAGCGGGGACTGTCGTGGAC GTCGGCGGCGCCCTAGGCCACCTCGGGATCGCCATCGCCGAATCCTTCCCAGCCCTGCAAGTGATAATCCAAGACATCCCCACCGCCATCGCCCTTGGCCGCCAACAACTCCCCTCCCACCTCTACTCCCGCGTCAGCTTCATGCCCCACGACTTCTACCTCGCCAACCCCGTCAAATCCGCAAGCATCTACTTCTTCTCCCGCGTCATCCACGACTGGCCTGATGAAAGTGCTACGAAAATCTTGCGAGCTGTGGTGGAAAGTATGGGCCCCGAGAGCAAGATTGTGATTGCGGATAAAGTTATGCCGGAGCAGCCGGTGGGGGGTTGGGATGAGAGGATGGTAAGGGATTATGATCTTATTATGATGGCGTTGAATGGAAAGGAAAGGACTTCGGGGGAGTGGAGGGAGTTGGTTGAGAAGACGGATGAGAGGTTGTGGATTAGTAATGTTGTCAGGCCGGAGGGCGCTTTGGGGAGCTTGATTGAAGTCAGTTGGAGGAGGGAGAATTCGCCGATGTTGGAGAGGTGA
- a CDS encoding Adenine phosphoribosyltransferase encodes MSSDPSTFQSPEHTQVNQDTHTQIADNSYPPATADHPRSDAPDPTTSAPVPKLSQPHGATTSTVHDASQGRQSTTAAAGASELASLKVKITAGLREIPDFPEPGILFVDIMPLFANIDLHKSLIRALELKVVESFKNKVDVIVGLDARGFLFGPSLALAIGASFVPMRKQGKLPGDTVKSTPFTKEYGASKPDVFEMQGDAVKIGDKVVIVDDIIATGGTAVAAGELVRKLGGILLGYVFLMEIEGLKGKGRLEAPSHILLGKEDGSSTERP; translated from the exons ATGTCCTCCGACCCCTCTACCTTCCAGTCGCCGGAGCACACCCAGGTGAACCAAGACACCCACACCCAGATCGCCGACAACTCCTACCCGCCAGCAACAGCAGACCACCCACGCTCAGACGCACCAGATCCGACCACCTCAGCACCAGTTCCAAAGCTCTCTCAACCACACGGCGCTACGACCTCGACCGTCCACGATGCCTCCCAAGGAAGACAGTCCACCACCGCTGCCGCCGGTGCCTCCGAACTCGCCAGTCTTAAAGTGAAGATCACTGCTGGACTGCGCGAGATCCCCGACTTCCCAGAGCCCGGCATTCTCTTCGTCGACATCATGCCACTGTTCGCCAACATCGATCTCCACAAGTCTTTGATCAGAGCCCTCGAGCTGAAAGTCGTTGAGAGCTTCAAGAACAAGGTCGATGTGATCGTTGGACTCGATGCCAGAGGCTTCTTGTTCGGACCTTCCTTGGCTCTTGCTATCGGTGCCAGCTTCGTTCCAATGCGCAAGCAGGGAAAACTTCCAGGCGATACCGTTAAGAGCACACCATTCACAAAGGAGTACGGAGCAAGCAAGCCAGACGTTTTCGAGATGCAGGGAGACGCAGTCAAGATTGGAGATAAGGTAGTCATCGTCGACGATATCATTGCAACAG GAGGCACAGCAGTCGCAGCAGGCGAGCTCGTCCGGAAGCTAGGAGGAATTCTACTAGGCTACGTGTTCTTGATGGAAATTGAGGGTCTCAAGGGCAAGGGCAGACTTGAGGCACCGAGCCACATCCTCCTCGGCAAGGAAGACGGCAGCAGCACCGAGAGACCATAG